One Mesoplodon densirostris isolate mMesDen1 chromosome X, mMesDen1 primary haplotype, whole genome shotgun sequence genomic region harbors:
- the ARMCX2 gene encoding armadillo repeat-containing X-linked protein 2 produces MSRVRDAGCVAAGIVIGASAWYCVYKYARGRNQMKKRLAKPKTRAMAGTGARARAGLRAGFTIDLGPGFGPPTPVRTGAEVRVQDETSAVDMAGAEAVAPAASSAEAQSGAGSQAQEAEGAGVGPKAGSEATVASAVAPPPWEAEAPVAAETSAMTGAPKLAEAPGTAEAPGAPAPTEAAPPTKVVEASIPAMPTVVAALSGATASSGAAAPSGAAVPSAAATPTGAAEAPGTSGSSRTAAAAKKTTPGAHTGAIPKAGSATGAVPKGGAKGGTKSRTGGKGKGKKNKVEVDELGLGFRPGDGAAAAAAASANGGQAFLAEVPDSEEGESGWTDTESESDSEPETQQRGRGRRPVPMQKRPFPYEIDEILGVRDLRKVLALLQKSDDPFIQQVALLTLSNNANYSCNQDTIRKLGGLPIIANMINKTDPHIKEKALMAMNNLSENYENQGRLQVYMNKVMDDIMASNLNSAVQVVGLKFLTNMTITNDYQHLLVNSIANFFRLLSQGGGKIKVEILKILSNFAENPDMLKKLLSTQVPSSFSSLYNSYVESEILINALTLFEIIYDNLRAEVFNYREFNKGSLFYLCTTSGVCVKKIRALADHHDLLVKVKVIKLVDKF; encoded by the coding sequence ATGAGCCGTGTTCGGGATGCTGGCTGTGTAGCTGCTGGGATAGTGATCGGGGCCAGTGCCTGGTACTGTGTCTACAAATATGCCAGGGGAAGAAACCAGATGAAGAAGAGACTGGCCAAGCCCAAGACCAGGGCTATGGCCGGGACTGGAGCCCGGGCTAGAGCTGGACTAAGGGCTGGATTCACAATTGACCTTGGGCCAGGATTTGGTCCTCCAACCCCAGTCCGCACTGGGGCAGAGGTCAGGGTCCAAGATGAAACCTCTGCTGTGGACATGGCTGGAGCTGAAGCAGTGGCCCCAGCTGCATCTAGTGCCGAGGCTCAAAGTGGGGCAGGAAGTCAGGCCCAGGAGGCAGAAGGGGCCGGGGTTGGGCCTAAAGCTGGATCAGAAGCCACAGTGGCTTCTGCAGTGGCACCACCTCCCTGGGAGGCAGAGGCTCCCGTGGCTGCAGAGACCTCCGCAATGACAGGGGCTCCTAAATTAGCAGAAGCCCCTGGCACGGCAGAGGCTCCTGGGGCACCAGCTCCTACTGAGGCAGCACCACCTACCAAGGTGGTGGAGGCTTCCATACCAGCAATGCCTACTGTGGTAGCAGCACTTTCTGGGGCAACAGCATCTTCTGGGGCAGCAGCACCTTCTGGGGCTGCAGTACCTTCTGCGGCAGCAACACCTACTGGGGCTGCAGAGGCTCCTGGGACTTCAGGGTCCTCTAGAACAGCAGCAGCCGCCAAGAAAACAACCCCTGGGGCTCATACTGGGGCTATACCTAAGGCCGGTTCAGCTACTGGAGCTGTACCCAAAGGTGGAGCTAAGGGTGGAACCAAGTCCCGGACTGGAGGCAAGGgcaaaggcaagaaaaataaggtTGAAGTAGACGAACTGGGGCTGGGCTTCCGCCCTGGAGATGGGGCTGCGGCAGCTGCCGCAGCCTCCGCTAATGGAGGACAGGCTTTCCTGGCAGAGGTTCCTGATTCTGAAGAAGGGGAGTCTGGGTGGACCGACACAGAATCGGAGTCAGACTCTGAGCCTGAGACccagcagagagggagagggaggagacccGTTCCCATGCAGAAGCGCCCCTTTCCTTATGAAATTGATGAGATTCTGGGTGTCCGAGATCTCAGGAAAGTCCTTGCTTTGCTTCAGAAATCGGATGATCCTTTCATCCAACAGGTAGCTTTGCTCACTCTGAGCAACAATGCCAATTATTCATGCAACCAGGACACAATTCGCAAATTGGGAGGCCTCCCGATTATTGCAAACATGATCAACAAAACTGATCCCCACATTAAGGAAAAAGCCTTAATGGCCATGAACAACCTGAGTGAGAATTATGAAAATCAGGGCCGGCTTCAGGTATACATGAATAAAGTGATGGATGACATCATGGCCTCTAACCTGAACTCAGCAGTACAGGTAGTTGGActaaaatttttaacaaacatGACTATTACTAATGACTACCAGCACCTGCTTGTCAATTCCATTGCAAACTTTTTCCGTTTGTTATCTCAGGGAGGTGGAAAAATCAAGGTTGagattttgaaaatactttcGAATTTTGCTGAAAATCCAGATATGTTAAAAAAACTGCTCAGTACCCAAGTGCCATCATCATTTAGTTCCCTCTACAATTCTTATGTGGAATCAGAAATTCTTATTAATGCCCTAACTCTATTTGAGATCATCTATGACAATCTCAGAGCAGAAGTATTCAACTACAGAGAGTTCAATAAAGGCTCCCTTTTTTACTTATGCACTACATCTGGAGTGTGCGTTAAGAAAATTCGAGCCTTAGCAGATCACCATGACCTCTTGGTGAAAGTGAAAGTTATAAAACTAGTGGACAAATTCTGA